Genomic window (Shewanella psychropiezotolerans):
AGCTTCCTTGATCGGCATCTTGCGACGCTTACTGGCACCGGGCCCCATATTTTGGAACATGCTTTGCAGCTGATTAGTCATCTCTTCCATGCCTGGAGGTGACATTATCTCTATGCCAACCTGAGGTGCGGAAACATCTATCTCTATCTCTTTATCGTCCAGCTGACCTTCACGCAGTTTCTTGCGAAAGATCTGGCGTGTGCCTGAGTCATCTTTAGTTTCACTGTCCCAATCCTCTTTAGGCTTAGGCAGTAAAGCATCCAGAATTCGCTCTTCGGCGGCTTCTTCGGCCCTGAACTTACACTTTTTCATATGTTCTTCACGAGTCAGCTTGATGGCTGAATCGGTGAGATCACGGATAATCTGCTCAACTTCTTTGCCTACGTAGCCCACTTCGGTGAACTTGGTGGCTTCAACCTTGATAAAAGGTGCCTTCGCTAGCTTAGCGAGTCGGCGAGCAATTTCAGTTTTACCGACACCAGTCGGGCCGATCATCAAGATATTTTTTGGGGTCACTTCCTGGCGCAGATCGGCATCGAGTTGCATACGACGCCAGCGGTTACGCAGTGCGATAGCCACGGCGCGCTTGGCATTCTGTTGGCCTATGATGTGACTGTCTAACTCATGGACAATCTCACGTGGAGTCATTTCAGACATATTTTTTCCTCATGCATCTCAGCATTTAATCTGGAGTCGTTACTTGTCATTGGTCATAGAAACTATGCGACTCGAGATCAGTAATTTAATTCTTCGATAGTTTTGAACTGGTTGGTGAACACACAGATACCACCAGCGATAGTGAGTGACTTCTCTGCTATCTCAGTTGCTGTCAGTTCGGTATTTTCAAGTAGAGCTGTGGCCGCCGATTGGGCAAATGGGCCACCCGAGCCGATAGCAATAAGATCATTTTCCGGCTGTATTACATCACCATTACCCGTGATGATCAGCGAGCACTCTGAATCGGCAACGGCCAAAAGAGCCTCTAATTTACGTAGCATCTTATCGCTACGCCAATCTTTTGCCATCTCAACGGCGGCTTTCATCAGATGTCCCTGATGCATCTCTAACTTGGCTTCGAAGCGTTCGAATAGGGTAAAAGCATCGGCGGTACCGCCAGCAAAACCTGCCAGGACTTTGTTATGATAAAGGCGACGAACTTTTCTGGCATTACCTTTCATCACGGTATTACCAAGTGATACTTGGCCATCTCCGGCTATGACGACTTGGTTATTACGGCGAACTGATACGATTGTGGTCACGAATGAATCCTCTTCTCAAACTGATGCTGCTATGGCATCAGCGGGTGATAGAGAATATATGGGGGGGAGTGAGTGAAATATCAAGGAGTAAGTATGGAAAAAGGAAAATAGCCTAGGTAACGTTCACCTTGTCAGTTTTGTCTGGTCGATAGCCTGACTTATAAATAGCCCGCGTATGTCGTCTTAGCATTTTCTGCCAAGTTTCATCTAGCTGCGGGCTGCATATTTATTAGGCTTGCTATTACTTCTTCACATACATCAAGAAACAGCCATTGATGCCAGCTTTCTGTAAGATGTGTCTATGTTTTTCGGCCTGACGCTTGCGCTCGTATGGACCTAGGCTGACCTTATACCAGTCACCCGTGGTACCTCTTACTTTAGAAATGTCGGATTCTAGTCCCTGGAAGGCGATGACCGCTTTCATCTGCTCAGCTTGAGCTTGGGTCCTGAAAGAGCCACATTGCATCTGATAGAGGTGAGTCTGGACAGCGGTCTCGGGAATATCGACTTCAACTTGCTTATTTACCAGTTCCTGTTGATAGGTCCATTTCTCTTCAGGCTTAGGAGGAAGAGCCTTAGGATCTTTCTTTTGAGTGAGCTTGATATCAGTTTGCTCAACCACAGGAGCCTTTGTTTCATCAAGCTCTTCAGCACTGTTGTTGATGGTCCAGAGGAAGTAACCGAAGCCTGTGATTAGGCCTAGGGTCACCAGCAACAAAACCAGCGGAAAGCGTCTGGGCGCAGGCGCCTGACTCTTTCTACGTATCGTTTTGGGTTTTGCCTTACCTTTCCTGGCTGGCTTTCTATTAGCGTAATCGCGATTTGTCATAGTATTGAAATACCGTCTGGTTACATGCGGTCTAAGGTTTCAATACCAAGTAGCTCGAGACCTTGTTTCAGTGTCTTAGCCGTAAGTTGTGCAATTAGCATGCGGCTCTTCTTCTGTTCTTCGGTTTCTGCAGCCAGAACCGGACAGGCTTCATAGAAGCTAGAGAAGGCACCGGCAAGTTCAAATAGGTAAGCGCACATGGCATGGGGTTGCCCCTTTGCTACCATACGAGACAGAACCTCACCAAATTGCGCGAGTTTATTGCCCAGATTTTTCTCTTTGTCGTGTGCCAATACGATCTTAGCATCGCTTAGGTCTATATCTGCAGCACGCTTAAAGATACCGGCTACACGAGTGTAAGCATAAAGCAGGTAAGGTGCGGTATTACCTTCGAAGCTTAGCATCTGCTCGAAGCTGAAAATGTAATCGCTGGTGCGGTTCTTAGATAGATCGGCATATTTGACTGAGCTTATTCCGACCACTTTGGCTATCTTTTCTAGTTCCGCCTGATCCATGTCTGGATTCTTGCTACGAACCAGTTCCAATGCACGGGTATCGGCTTCATTCAGAAGGTCGACTAATTTAACCACACCACCGGAGCGAGTCTTAAATGGACGTCCGTCTGCACCGTTCATGGTACCGAAGCCCATATGCTCTAGGCTGAGTTCCGGACGAACAAAGTTTGCCTTACGGGCTAATTTAAAGACTTGCTGGAAGTGTAGTGCCTGGCGTAGATCGACAAAGTAGAGCACCCGGTCTGCATTTAGCACGTTTGAGCGGTAACGCATCGCCGCCATATCACTGGTTGCATACAGGTAGCCACCGTCCGCTTTCTGTATAATAACGGGTAGGGGCTCGCCTTCTTTATTCTTA
Coding sequences:
- the hslV gene encoding ATP-dependent protease subunit HslV, whose product is MTTIVSVRRNNQVVIAGDGQVSLGNTVMKGNARKVRRLYHNKVLAGFAGGTADAFTLFERFEAKLEMHQGHLMKAAVEMAKDWRSDKMLRKLEALLAVADSECSLIITGNGDVIQPENDLIAIGSGGPFAQSAATALLENTELTATEIAEKSLTIAGGICVFTNQFKTIEELNY
- a CDS encoding SPOR domain-containing protein, coding for MTNRDYANRKPARKGKAKPKTIRRKSQAPAPRRFPLVLLLVTLGLITGFGYFLWTINNSAEELDETKAPVVEQTDIKLTQKKDPKALPPKPEEKWTYQQELVNKQVEVDIPETAVQTHLYQMQCGSFRTQAQAEQMKAVIAFQGLESDISKVRGTTGDWYKVSLGPYERKRQAEKHRHILQKAGINGCFLMYVKK